One segment of Candidatus Acidiferrales bacterium DNA contains the following:
- the rdgB gene encoding RdgB/HAM1 family non-canonical purine NTP pyrophosphatase, which yields MRTPVKLLLASTNAGKLSEYRTLAIGRDIVVDLLPQFQNIPGFPEDAPTFAENAAGKALHYSKHFRGDRDGIVFADDSGLVVPSLGGAPGVHSARYAGPNATDSERVAKLLGELRGKDGDTRLAHFVCVVAAAREGRMLAIFSDLAEGTITEEPRGRNGFGYDPVFYSAERAKTFAELNETEKNEISHRGKALRKLMEYVISPGRSHLG from the coding sequence GTGCGCACGCCCGTTAAATTACTCCTCGCATCAACGAACGCCGGAAAGCTGAGCGAATACCGCACACTGGCTATAGGGCGTGACATCGTGGTGGATTTGCTCCCACAATTTCAGAACATTCCCGGTTTTCCTGAGGACGCCCCAACATTCGCCGAAAACGCAGCCGGAAAAGCGCTGCACTACAGCAAACATTTCCGTGGGGATAGGGATGGAATCGTCTTCGCGGATGATTCGGGGCTGGTTGTTCCGTCATTGGGTGGCGCGCCGGGCGTGCATTCGGCGCGCTACGCAGGACCAAACGCGACAGATTCGGAGCGTGTGGCGAAACTGCTCGGCGAATTGCGCGGAAAGGACGGTGATACGCGCCTGGCGCACTTTGTCTGTGTTGTCGCAGCCGCAAGAGAGGGTCGGATGCTCGCCATTTTTTCCGATCTGGCCGAGGGCACGATCACCGAAGAACCCCGAGGGCGCAATGGATTTGGATACGATCCGGTTTTTTACTCCGCCGAACGCGCCAAGACCTTCGCGGAATTGAATGAAACAGAAAAAAATGAAATAAGCCATCGCGGCAAAGCGCTTCGCAAGCTGATGGAGTATGTCATTTCTCCGGGCCGCTCGCACCTCGGCTAG